In Xylanibacter ruminicola 23, a single genomic region encodes these proteins:
- a CDS encoding response regulator transcription factor, protein MDDKIKILLCEDDENLGMLLREYLQAKGFVAELCADGEAGFKAFLKTKFDICVLDVMMPKKDGFTLAQEIRSANTDVPIIFLTAKTLKEDILEGFKLGADDYITKPFSMEELVFRIEAILRRTKGKKSRESTVYRLGQFTFDTQKQLLQIGEKQTKLTTKENELLALLCSHSNEILQRDFALKTIWIDDNYFNARSMDVYITKLRKHLKDDPQIEIINIHGKGYKLITPEVDDE, encoded by the coding sequence ATGGACGACAAAATTAAGATTTTGCTTTGCGAGGACGACGAGAACCTCGGAATGCTGCTCCGTGAGTATTTGCAGGCCAAAGGCTTTGTTGCAGAACTCTGTGCTGATGGTGAGGCAGGCTTCAAGGCTTTCCTCAAGACAAAATTCGACATCTGTGTGCTCGATGTGATGATGCCTAAGAAGGATGGCTTCACACTCGCTCAGGAGATTCGTTCTGCCAACACAGACGTGCCCATTATCTTCCTCACAGCTAAGACCCTGAAGGAGGATATCCTCGAAGGTTTCAAGCTGGGTGCCGACGATTACATCACCAAGCCTTTCTCAATGGAGGAGCTCGTGTTCCGTATTGAGGCCATTCTGCGCCGCACTAAGGGTAAGAAGAGCCGCGAATCTACTGTTTACCGCCTGGGTCAGTTCACTTTCGATACCCAGAAGCAGTTGCTGCAGATTGGCGAGAAGCAGACCAAGCTTACCACCAAGGAGAACGAGCTGCTGGCTCTGCTCTGCAGTCACTCAAACGAGATTCTGCAGCGCGACTTCGCTCTGAAAACTATCTGGATTGATGATAACTACTTCAATGCCCGCTCTATGGATGTTTACATCACTAAGCTGCGCAAGCACCTGAAGGACGATCCACAGATCGAGATTATCAATATTCATGGTAAGGGCTACAAGCTCATTACTCCTGAGGTAGACGATGAGTAA
- the hemW gene encoding radical SAM family heme chaperone HemW gives MAGLYVHIPFCSSRCVYCGFYSTTGLALRERYVDALCQEIKMRSLPTNPPQKEGSLGTIYLGGGTPSQLTIPQLRRIFDAIYIYNKVENDAEVTIEVNPDDVTPELAAALQQLPINRVSMGAQTFNDERLHFLRRRHSSAQVHQAVATLRQAGFQNISIDLMYGFPNQTLEEWQADIDEALQLNVEHISTYCLMYEEGTPLYRLLEQGKVAEIDEELERKMYFTLINSLESAGYEHYEISNFARPGYRSRHNSSYWKGIPYIGIGAAAHSFDIQTRSWNVADIQQYITAMEQGERCFEAETLDEDTRYNDAVTVALRTCEGLDLSTLTDQQRAYCLKNAQRHLEAGLLKLNDQKISLTKEGLFVSDMIMSDLMLV, from the coding sequence ATGGCAGGTTTATACGTACATATTCCGTTTTGTAGCAGCCGATGTGTGTACTGCGGCTTCTATTCTACCACGGGGCTGGCGCTTCGCGAGCGCTATGTTGATGCCCTTTGCCAGGAGATAAAAATGAGAAGTCTACCCACAAACCCTCCCCAAAAGGAGGGGAGTTTAGGCACTATTTATCTTGGCGGCGGCACACCCAGTCAGCTTACCATTCCACAGTTGCGCCGGATTTTTGATGCCATCTATATATATAATAAGGTGGAAAACGATGCCGAAGTGACCATCGAGGTGAATCCGGATGACGTAACACCCGAATTGGCTGCTGCCCTGCAGCAGCTGCCCATCAACCGTGTGAGCATGGGCGCACAGACTTTTAACGATGAACGTCTGCATTTTCTGCGTCGCCGTCACTCGTCAGCACAGGTGCATCAGGCTGTAGCAACCTTGCGCCAAGCAGGATTCCAGAATATCAGCATCGACCTGATGTACGGCTTTCCCAACCAGACACTTGAAGAATGGCAGGCGGATATCGACGAGGCGCTACAGCTGAACGTGGAGCATATCTCTACCTACTGCCTGATGTACGAAGAGGGCACCCCACTCTACCGATTGTTAGAGCAAGGCAAGGTGGCCGAGATTGACGAGGAGTTAGAGCGAAAGATGTACTTTACATTAATAAACAGCTTGGAATCAGCCGGTTACGAGCATTACGAGATATCAAACTTTGCCCGTCCGGGCTATCGTTCGCGCCATAACAGCAGCTACTGGAAGGGCATACCGTATATCGGTATCGGCGCCGCTGCCCACTCGTTCGACATCCAGACACGCAGCTGGAACGTGGCCGATATCCAGCAGTACATCACCGCCATGGAGCAAGGCGAGCGATGCTTTGAGGCAGAGACGCTGGACGAGGACACACGCTATAACGATGCCGTGACCGTGGCCCTGCGCACCTGCGAGGGATTAGACCTGAGCACGCTGACCGACCAGCAGCGTGCCTACTGTCTGAAAAACGCCCAGCGCCATCTGGAGGCGGGATTGCTGAAACTCAACGACCAAAAAATATCGCTCACAAAAGAAGGACTCTTTGTAAGCGATATGATTATGAGCGACCTGATGCTGGTTTAA
- a CDS encoding elongation factor G, giving the protein MKVYQTNEIKNIALIGSAGSGKTTLAESMVYEAGIIKRRGSVESKNTMSDYFPVEQEYGYSVFSTVFHVEWNNKKLNIIDCPGSDDFVGGSITAMNVTDQAVILINGQYGPEVGTMNAFRNTEKLKKPVIFLVNQLDRENCDFDQILNQLKEIYGPNCVPVQYPIATGPGFNAVIDVLLMKKYSWKPEGGAPIIEDIPADQLEKAKEMKAKLVEAAAAGDDTLMEKFFESEDLSEDEMREGIRKGMVTRSIFPVFCVCAGKDMGVRRLMEFLGNVVPFVSDMPVIQNAAGQDVPADASAPASLYFFKTGVEPHIGEVSYFKVMSGSVKSGDDFTNADRGSKERIGTIYACAGANRIQVDQLVAGDIGCTVKLKDVKTGNTLNGKDVENKFNFIKYPNSKFSRAIKAVNESETEKMMTALQKMRQEDPTWVVEQSKELRQIIVHGQGEFHLRTLKWRMENNEKIQIEYIEPKIPYRETITKMARADYRHKKQSGGAGQFGEVHLIVEPYTEGMPDPTSFKINGQEFKMNIKGKEEVSLDWGGKLVFINSVVGGAIDMRFMPAILKGIMERMEQGPLTGSYARDVRVIVYDGKMHPVDSNELSFMLAARNAFSAAFKEAGPKVLEPIYDLEVLVPGDYMGDVMSDLQGRRAIIMGMDSEAGYQKLSAKIPLKELSSYSIALSSITGGRASFSTSFSSYELVPNDIQQALIKQHEEEMKDED; this is encoded by the coding sequence ATGAAAGTATATCAAACTAACGAAATCAAAAACATTGCACTCATTGGCAGTGCGGGTAGCGGCAAGACAACTCTTGCCGAAAGTATGGTCTACGAAGCTGGCATCATCAAGCGCCGCGGTTCTGTAGAGAGTAAGAACACCATGAGCGATTACTTCCCCGTTGAGCAGGAATATGGCTACTCGGTGTTCTCAACTGTATTTCATGTAGAATGGAACAACAAGAAGCTTAACATCATCGACTGCCCAGGTTCTGATGACTTCGTAGGTGGTTCTATTACTGCAATGAACGTAACCGATCAGGCTGTTATTCTTATCAACGGTCAGTATGGCCCCGAGGTAGGAACGATGAATGCCTTCCGCAATACCGAGAAACTCAAGAAACCCGTTATCTTCCTGGTAAACCAGCTGGATCGCGAGAACTGCGACTTCGATCAGATTCTCAACCAGCTCAAGGAGATCTACGGTCCTAACTGTGTGCCCGTTCAGTATCCTATCGCCACAGGTCCTGGCTTCAATGCTGTTATCGACGTGCTCCTGATGAAGAAGTACTCTTGGAAACCCGAGGGTGGTGCTCCTATCATCGAGGATATCCCAGCCGATCAGTTGGAGAAGGCTAAGGAGATGAAGGCTAAGCTGGTTGAGGCTGCTGCCGCTGGCGACGATACACTGATGGAGAAGTTCTTTGAGAGCGAGGACCTGAGCGAGGACGAGATGCGTGAGGGTATCCGTAAGGGTATGGTAACACGCAGCATCTTCCCTGTATTCTGCGTTTGTGCAGGTAAGGACATGGGTGTTCGCCGCTTGATGGAGTTCTTGGGTAACGTGGTTCCTTTTGTAAGCGATATGCCTGTTATCCAGAATGCTGCCGGTCAGGATGTTCCTGCCGATGCCAGCGCACCTGCATCACTCTATTTCTTCAAGACAGGTGTCGAGCCCCATATCGGCGAGGTATCTTACTTCAAGGTAATGAGCGGTAGCGTTAAGAGCGGCGACGACTTTACCAATGCCGATCGTGGTTCAAAGGAGCGCATAGGTACTATCTACGCTTGTGCTGGTGCCAACCGTATTCAGGTTGATCAGCTGGTAGCTGGCGATATCGGTTGTACCGTTAAGCTCAAGGATGTAAAGACTGGTAACACCCTGAATGGTAAGGATGTCGAGAATAAGTTCAACTTCATTAAGTATCCTAACTCTAAGTTCTCTCGTGCCATCAAGGCCGTTAACGAGAGCGAGACCGAGAAGATGATGACCGCTCTGCAGAAGATGCGTCAGGAGGATCCTACATGGGTAGTTGAGCAGTCAAAGGAGTTGCGCCAGATTATCGTTCATGGTCAGGGTGAGTTCCACCTGCGTACCTTGAAGTGGCGTATGGAGAACAACGAGAAGATCCAGATCGAGTATATCGAGCCAAAGATTCCTTATCGTGAGACTATCACTAAGATGGCTCGTGCCGACTATCGTCATAAGAAACAGTCGGGTGGTGCCGGACAGTTTGGTGAGGTACACCTGATTGTAGAGCCTTACACCGAGGGCATGCCCGATCCTACATCGTTCAAGATCAACGGTCAGGAGTTCAAGATGAACATCAAGGGTAAGGAAGAGGTTTCCCTCGACTGGGGCGGCAAGCTGGTATTCATCAACTCGGTTGTTGGTGGTGCTATCGATATGCGATTCATGCCTGCTATCCTTAAGGGTATCATGGAGCGCATGGAGCAGGGCCCACTCACCGGTTCTTATGCTCGCGACGTTCGCGTGATTGTTTACGATGGTAAGATGCACCCAGTTGACTCTAACGAGCTTTCGTTCATGCTGGCTGCCCGTAACGCCTTCTCGGCTGCCTTCAAGGAGGCCGGTCCAAAGGTACTCGAGCCTATCTACGATCTCGAGGTGCTCGTACCAGGCGACTACATGGGTGATGTAATGAGCGACCTGCAGGGCCGTCGTGCCATCATCATGGGTATGGATTCTGAGGCTGGCTATCAGAAGCTGAGTGCTAAGATTCCTCTCAAGGAGCTCTCAAGCTACTCTATCGCCCTCAGTTCTATCACCGGTGGTCGTGCATCGTTCTCTACCAGCTTCTCAAGCTACGAGCTCGTGCCAAACGATATCCAGCAGGCACTGATCAAGCAGCACGAGGAGGAGATGAAGGACGAGGATTAA
- a CDS encoding STM3941 family protein, whose protein sequence is MKVLKVNYSKKLPAIGLLILVPLVGVVAYFSMCNEDAFRFVSAFAAVMFVNLAIELIRGWRRIIVNDECVEIKSRYKWTVCFRDVEDFYPLTYKGQYLIGIHYKQEHENYRTDEYLDETRETRMGYKLSPGAPYEIPTRYLDIKPQELLKQLNERLHLQKITSRTE, encoded by the coding sequence ATGAAAGTACTTAAAGTTAACTACTCGAAAAAGTTGCCCGCCATAGGACTGCTGATTCTTGTTCCATTGGTTGGCGTTGTGGCATACTTTTCTATGTGCAACGAAGACGCCTTCAGATTCGTTAGTGCATTCGCTGCTGTCATGTTCGTTAATTTAGCGATCGAACTGATCAGAGGTTGGCGTCGCATCATTGTCAACGACGAATGCGTAGAGATAAAAAGCAGGTATAAGTGGACGGTCTGCTTCCGCGACGTAGAGGATTTCTATCCGCTTACCTACAAGGGGCAGTATCTGATAGGCATACACTACAAGCAGGAACACGAGAATTATCGTACCGATGAGTATCTGGACGAAACCCGCGAAACACGCATGGGCTATAAACTCAGTCCCGGTGCTCCCTACGAAATCCCCACGCGCTACCTGGACATCAAGCCCCAAGAGCTACTGAAGCAACTAAACGAGAGATTACATCTCCAGAAAATAACAAGCCGCACAGAATAG
- a CDS encoding outer membrane beta-barrel family protein, which produces MAQTQADSLRADSIFKSLELQGVEVVKQKALVKSDIDKITYNIEDDPDSKSNSTLDMLRKVPMVTVDGEDNIQVNGSSSFKVYVNSKPNQMMSNNPKEVLKSMPASSIKRIEVITNPGPKYDAEGVGGILNIITHGKNIEGYTATFRANVHNQGLGAGAYTTVKSGKLTMSANVNYNYNDRPRGYSGSTRKTVGNISNSSSDIESSSWSDSHGNSKYGSLEASYEIDTLRLLTASFDLYGGGSNGEGESSLLATSPLTGNHLYSYNTFQRSKSSYAYIDGGIDYQRTFSVEDRLFTLSYKISAEPDDNDSYVDYADLQAADGWETFLQRMKNQHNDGSHNTMEHTFQVDYTTPFAKYHNIEMGLKYILRNNTSEDDRYESDVFDRDYSSHYKHRNDIMAAYLGYGLKIKKFSGRLGLRYEHTLQDVEYKLGRGDDFTKHFNDFVPSASIGYKLGQATNLRLGYDMRIYRPGIWYLNPYLDDSTPTNINQGNPNLDSEKNHSFNLSFSNFTPKFNINLALRYGFTRNSIENVVKMMPDTKIAGLKNPTGKDVLYTSYENIGHREGVNLNAYVNWNASKNTRIYMNSSLSYTDMNDGGTLSNSGWELFAYGGAQQTLPKDWRISCNIYAITPNVRLQGRGSSYSNYSLSIQKSWLKNRLNLTLSASNFLKKYKYFNYHTTDSFFEAANWSKNLSQTFSLSISYRIGELKASVKKAERSITNDDVKGGGGSNGGSNSDSN; this is translated from the coding sequence ATGGCTCAGACTCAGGCCGACTCGCTCAGAGCCGACAGCATTTTTAAATCGCTCGAACTACAGGGCGTTGAGGTCGTTAAACAGAAGGCATTGGTCAAGTCGGATATCGACAAGATTACTTATAATATCGAAGATGACCCTGACTCCAAGTCGAATTCCACTCTCGATATGCTGCGTAAAGTACCGATGGTGACCGTCGACGGCGAAGATAACATCCAGGTAAATGGTTCAAGTTCGTTCAAGGTGTATGTAAACAGTAAACCTAACCAAATGATGTCGAACAACCCTAAGGAGGTACTTAAAAGTATGCCCGCCAGCAGCATCAAGCGCATCGAGGTAATCACCAATCCCGGTCCCAAGTACGATGCCGAAGGTGTAGGTGGTATTCTCAATATCATCACTCATGGCAAAAATATCGAGGGATATACCGCTACCTTTAGAGCAAATGTGCATAATCAGGGCTTGGGTGCAGGCGCCTATACCACAGTCAAGAGCGGCAAACTCACTATGAGCGCCAACGTTAACTACAACTACAACGATCGTCCACGTGGCTATTCGGGCAGTACCCGTAAGACCGTCGGTAACATCAGCAATTCATCGTCCGACATCGAGAGTTCAAGCTGGTCGGATTCTCACGGCAACTCTAAGTATGGTTCGCTCGAAGCCAGTTACGAGATTGATACCCTTCGCCTGCTTACTGCCTCGTTCGATCTCTATGGTGGAGGCAGCAATGGCGAAGGTGAAAGTTCGCTTTTGGCCACATCGCCGCTCACGGGCAATCATCTGTACAGCTACAACACGTTTCAGCGTTCAAAGAGCAGCTATGCCTATATCGATGGAGGTATCGACTATCAACGCACTTTTTCCGTCGAGGATCGCTTGTTTACGCTGTCGTATAAGATAAGCGCAGAACCTGATGACAACGACTCGTACGTAGATTATGCCGACCTGCAGGCCGCTGATGGTTGGGAGACATTCCTGCAGCGAATGAAGAACCAGCACAACGATGGCAGCCACAACACCATGGAGCACACGTTCCAGGTGGATTATACCACGCCATTCGCCAAGTATCATAATATCGAGATGGGATTAAAGTATATCCTGCGCAACAATACCTCGGAGGATGACCGCTACGAGAGTGATGTCTTCGACCGCGATTATTCGTCGCACTATAAGCATCGCAATGATATCATGGCTGCCTATTTGGGGTATGGACTGAAGATCAAGAAGTTTTCTGGTCGCTTAGGACTGCGCTACGAACATACCCTACAGGATGTGGAGTATAAACTCGGTCGTGGCGATGATTTCACCAAACATTTCAATGATTTCGTGCCATCGGCCAGCATAGGCTATAAACTCGGTCAGGCCACCAATCTGCGCCTGGGCTACGATATGCGTATCTACCGTCCGGGCATCTGGTATCTTAATCCATATCTCGACGATTCTACACCCACCAACATCAATCAGGGAAATCCTAATCTCGACAGCGAGAAAAATCATTCGTTCAACCTCAGTTTCAGCAATTTTACGCCCAAGTTCAATATTAATCTCGCCTTGCGCTATGGCTTTACTCGTAATAGTATTGAGAATGTGGTAAAGATGATGCCCGACACCAAGATTGCTGGACTTAAGAACCCCACCGGCAAGGATGTGCTCTACACAAGCTACGAAAACATTGGTCATCGCGAGGGCGTTAACCTGAATGCGTATGTAAACTGGAATGCCAGCAAGAATACCCGTATCTATATGAACAGCAGCCTGTCGTATACCGATATGAACGATGGTGGCACGCTGTCGAACTCAGGATGGGAACTCTTTGCCTATGGTGGCGCCCAGCAGACTTTGCCTAAAGACTGGCGCATCTCGTGCAATATCTATGCTATCACACCTAACGTACGTTTGCAGGGACGTGGCAGCAGCTACAGTAACTATTCGCTTAGCATCCAGAAGTCGTGGCTCAAAAATCGCCTCAATCTTACGCTGAGTGCCTCAAACTTCCTGAAGAAGTATAAGTATTTCAACTATCATACTACCGATAGTTTCTTCGAGGCTGCTAACTGGTCGAAGAACCTAAGTCAGACATTCTCGCTCAGCATCAGCTATCGCATAGGTGAGCTGAAGGCCAGCGTTAAAAAGGCCGAACGCTCTATCACTAACGATGACGTGAAGGGCGGCGGCGGTTCTAATGGCGGTAGTAATTCTGATTCAAATTAA
- the rplI gene encoding 50S ribosomal protein L9 encodes MEIILKEDIIGLGFKNDIVNVKSGYGRNYLIPQGKGVIASPSAKKILAENLKQQAHKLAALKAAAEEKAAQLNGVVVEVAAKVSVTGQLYGSVGAAQVADELAKLGKEVDRKIITMKDAKKVGDYVALVHFHKEVIVELPVKVVAENAAELQAAADAEAAIKAAADAKKAAANEAEAAEAADEAEALEAIDAPAEA; translated from the coding sequence ATGGAAATTATACTGAAAGAAGATATTATCGGTCTGGGATTCAAGAACGATATCGTGAATGTAAAGTCTGGCTATGGCCGTAACTACCTCATCCCTCAGGGAAAGGGTGTTATTGCTAGCCCTTCAGCTAAGAAGATTCTCGCAGAGAACCTGAAGCAGCAGGCTCACAAGCTGGCTGCCCTCAAGGCTGCTGCCGAGGAGAAGGCTGCTCAGCTCAATGGTGTAGTTGTAGAGGTTGCCGCTAAGGTAAGCGTAACTGGCCAGCTCTATGGTTCAGTTGGTGCTGCTCAGGTTGCCGACGAGCTCGCTAAGCTGGGTAAGGAGGTTGATCGCAAGATCATCACCATGAAGGATGCCAAGAAGGTTGGCGACTATGTAGCTCTGGTACACTTCCACAAGGAGGTTATCGTTGAGCTCCCTGTAAAGGTAGTTGCTGAGAATGCTGCTGAGCTGCAGGCTGCTGCTGATGCTGAGGCTGCCATCAAGGCTGCTGCTGATGCAAAGAAGGCTGCTGCTAACGAGGCAGAGGCTGCTGAGGCTGCCGACGAGGCTGAGGCTCTCGAGGCAATCGATGCTCCTGCTGAGGCATAA
- a CDS encoding helix-turn-helix domain-containing protein → MKQKYAVLVFLMLIAASAVTSFSSYRATESLVQKDMSQALAFALDEQQSDVITADTIKVFNRHLQLDALRGQALLAVDTRQHAFRCEAQCSAATIFSMSEQRPALALCTLAMLWGMFCLYQHRRQMIEGLYGGLALLDGRIVDAKGNVVKLTPMQQQLMEMFFRSPNHSLSKTEICDTLWPKKDDASETLYTLIRRLKPIIEAHSDLKIEADRGKAYELKIK, encoded by the coding sequence ATGAAACAGAAATACGCCGTATTGGTGTTCCTGATGCTGATTGCCGCATCGGCAGTTACAAGTTTCAGTAGCTATCGCGCTACCGAGAGTCTGGTCCAGAAGGATATGAGTCAGGCTTTGGCTTTTGCCCTCGACGAGCAGCAGAGCGATGTGATTACTGCCGATACCATTAAAGTGTTTAACCGTCATCTGCAGTTAGATGCTCTGCGCGGTCAGGCCCTGCTGGCTGTCGATACCCGTCAGCATGCGTTCCGTTGCGAGGCCCAGTGTTCAGCTGCTACCATTTTCTCGATGTCGGAGCAGCGCCCGGCTTTGGCTTTGTGCACCTTGGCCATGCTGTGGGGTATGTTCTGCCTGTATCAGCACCGCCGACAGATGATTGAGGGTCTTTATGGCGGGTTGGCTTTACTGGATGGCCGCATTGTTGATGCCAAAGGCAACGTGGTAAAACTCACGCCCATGCAACAACAGCTGATGGAGATGTTTTTCCGTTCACCCAATCACAGCCTGTCGAAAACCGAAATCTGCGACACGTTATGGCCTAAAAAGGATGATGCCAGCGAAACGCTTTACACGCTTATCCGTCGTTTAAAGCCCATCATCGAGGCCCATTCAGATTTAAAGATCGAGGCCGACCGCGGAAAAGCTTACGAATTGAAAATCAAGTAG
- a CDS encoding sensor histidine kinase, producing the protein MKKSTIWIIAIVMGLSFVGLLYLQISYIEEMAKMKKEQLDESVKRSLYQASRNLEMNETLRYLEKDVKETERKAYKQDSVMVDGLDGTIKHSHQFAVAADDGTVYSSFELKTFAIRPANVPKAMILRTDKNSISEASKSLQEIVRNRYVYQKALLDEVVYNILYTASDKPLKERINFKLLEQDIRTELLNNGINIPYHFRVETADGREVYRCPEYSSEGEESVYSQTLFSHDPSSKMGVVKIHFPDMSSYIFSSVRFMIPAVIFTFVLLLTFLFTIVVIFRQKRLTEIKNDFINNMTHELKTPIASISLAAQMMNDPSVAKSEQMAKHLGGVISDESKRLRFLVEKVLQMSMFDKKSIVFKKKELDLNEMVENIAQSFTLRVEHTGGKIYTDIEAVDSAIFVDEVHFQNAITNLMDNAVKYRKPDEPIDIYIKTWNEKDRLCFSIRDTGLGIKKENVKKIFEKFYRVHTGNVHDVKGFGLGLAYVKKIINLHEGEIKCESELGKGTTFTISLPILKEDEQ; encoded by the coding sequence ATGAAGAAAAGTACGATTTGGATCATAGCAATAGTCATGGGCCTCTCATTTGTAGGGCTTCTGTACCTTCAGATCTCGTACATCGAGGAGATGGCGAAGATGAAGAAGGAACAGCTCGACGAGTCGGTTAAGCGTAGCCTCTATCAGGCATCGCGTAACCTGGAGATGAACGAGACCCTGCGTTATCTCGAGAAGGATGTGAAGGAAACCGAGCGCAAGGCCTATAAGCAGGACTCTGTGATGGTGGATGGTCTCGACGGCACCATTAAGCACTCACACCAGTTTGCTGTAGCTGCCGACGATGGTACCGTTTACTCAAGCTTCGAGCTCAAAACGTTTGCCATCCGTCCCGCCAACGTGCCCAAGGCCATGATTCTGCGTACCGATAAGAACAGCATCTCCGAGGCCTCTAAGTCGCTGCAGGAGATTGTGCGCAACCGTTATGTATATCAGAAGGCGTTGCTCGACGAGGTAGTTTACAACATCCTCTATACTGCCAGCGATAAACCTCTGAAGGAGCGCATCAACTTCAAGCTGCTCGAGCAGGATATCCGTACCGAACTGCTCAACAACGGTATCAACATCCCATACCACTTCCGCGTAGAAACCGCCGATGGTCGCGAGGTGTACCGTTGTCCCGAATACTCATCCGAGGGCGAGGAGAGCGTTTACTCACAAACGCTGTTCAGTCACGACCCCTCATCAAAGATGGGTGTGGTAAAAATCCACTTCCCCGACATGAGTTCGTACATCTTCTCAAGTGTGCGTTTCATGATCCCGGCAGTTATCTTTACCTTCGTGCTGCTGCTCACGTTCCTATTCACCATCGTGGTCATCTTCCGTCAGAAGCGACTCACCGAGATTAAGAACGACTTCATCAACAACATGACCCACGAGCTCAAGACACCTATCGCCTCAATCTCGCTGGCAGCCCAGATGATGAACGACCCCAGCGTAGCCAAGTCGGAGCAGATGGCCAAGCACCTGGGAGGTGTGATTTCCGACGAGTCGAAGCGTCTGCGTTTCCTGGTTGAGAAGGTGCTCCAGATGTCGATGTTCGATAAGAAGAGCATTGTATTCAAGAAGAAGGAGCTCGACCTGAACGAGATGGTTGAGAATATCGCCCAGTCGTTCACGCTCCGTGTAGAGCATACCGGCGGTAAGATCTATACCGATATCGAGGCTGTTGATTCAGCTATCTTTGTCGACGAGGTTCACTTCCAGAACGCTATCACCAACCTGATGGACAACGCTGTGAAGTACCGCAAGCCCGATGAGCCTATCGATATCTATATCAAGACCTGGAACGAGAAGGATCGTCTGTGCTTCTCAATCCGCGATACCGGTCTGGGCATCAAGAAGGAGAACGTGAAGAAGATCTTCGAGAAGTTCTACCGCGTTCATACAGGAAACGTGCACGATGTGAAAGGCTTCGGTCTTGGCTTGGCCTACGTGAAGAAGATTATCAACCTGCACGAGGGCGAGATCAAGTGCGAGAGCGAGCTGGGCAAGGGTACCACCTTTACTATCTCGCTGCCCATCCTGAAGGAGGACGAACAATAA
- the rpsF gene encoding 30S ribosomal protein S6 — protein MNQYETVFILTPVLSDEQMKETAAKFKKVLTDKGAEIINEEAWGLKKMAYAIQKKSTGFYCLVEFKAEPEVIKTLETAFRRDEKVIRFQTVKLDKYAVEYAEKRRAKLGKKEEA, from the coding sequence ATGAATCAATACGAAACCGTTTTCATTTTAACTCCCGTTTTGTCTGATGAACAGATGAAGGAAACGGCCGCAAAATTCAAGAAGGTTCTCACCGATAAGGGTGCAGAGATCATCAACGAAGAGGCCTGGGGATTGAAGAAGATGGCTTATGCTATTCAGAAGAAGTCTACAGGTTTCTACTGCCTGGTAGAGTTCAAGGCTGAGCCAGAAGTGATTAAGACATTGGAGACTGCTTTCCGTCGTGACGAGAAGGTAATTCGTTTCCAGACTGTTAAACTTGACAAGTATGCAGTTGAGTACGCCGAGAAGCGTCGTGCAAAGCTTGGTAAAAAAGAGGAGGCTTAA
- the rpsR gene encoding 30S ribosomal protein S18 → MAEQSEIRYLTAPSIDTKKKKYCRFKKSGIKYIDYKDPEFLKKFLNEQGKILPRRITGTSLKYQRRVAQAVKRARQIALLPYVTDLMK, encoded by the coding sequence ATGGCAGAACAGAGTGAAATCCGTTATTTGACAGCTCCTTCTATCGACACAAAGAAGAAGAAGTATTGCCGTTTCAAGAAGAGCGGTATCAAGTACATCGACTACAAGGATCCCGAGTTCCTGAAGAAGTTCCTCAACGAGCAGGGTAAGATTCTTCCCCGCCGTATCACTGGAACATCTCTGAAGTATCAGCGTCGTGTGGCTCAGGCCGTTAAGCGTGCCCGCCAGATCGCACTGCTGCCTTACGTAACCGATTTGATGAAATAA
- a CDS encoding RNA polymerase sigma factor, producing MEKNAFEQIARTWREKAISVSLHYGAGREEAEDIAQDVMLRLWQMHHELERYQSVEAIVSLMSKHLLRNHQRRKPTEALNEATVVGLTTSPHEELESKENEQWLHNRLAQLPTTQRTLLYMRQVERRSHEEIAQLLGIEPTSVSTLLARARRTLLQEIKQRNEL from the coding sequence ATGGAAAAAAATGCATTCGAACAGATAGCCCGCACGTGGCGCGAAAAAGCCATCAGTGTAAGTCTCCACTATGGTGCGGGTAGGGAAGAGGCCGAGGACATCGCACAGGATGTGATGCTTCGTCTGTGGCAGATGCACCATGAACTGGAGCGATACCAATCGGTAGAGGCCATCGTGTCGCTGATGTCGAAACATCTGCTGCGAAACCACCAAAGGCGAAAACCTACCGAGGCGCTCAACGAGGCCACCGTGGTGGGGCTAACAACCAGTCCGCACGAAGAGCTGGAGAGCAAGGAGAACGAGCAATGGCTACATAACCGACTGGCCCAGCTGCCCACAACACAGCGCACCTTACTTTACATGCGACAAGTAGAGCGGCGCAGTCACGAAGAGATAGCCCAACTGTTAGGCATCGAGCCCACATCGGTAAGTACCCTGCTGGCCAGAGCCCGACGAACATTATTACAAGAAATCAAACAGCGAAACGAGTTATGA